Proteins encoded by one window of Pseudonocardia alni:
- a CDS encoding NAD(P)H-dependent oxidoreductase: MGLFETMQQRSTPVRAGVIGAGTFATMFLHQAARVPNLQVSAVVDLSEERGRAALDTAGLTGTRVATSVDAVLGADDVDVVVEATGSPVAGAAHALGAIEAGQHVVMVTVEADVLVGPVLAARAAERGVVYTMASGDQPSLICELVDWARTNGFAVVAAGKGTKYLPEYHRSTPETVWGHYGFTPEHAAGSGLNPVMFNSFLDGTKSAIEMAAVANATGLLPPEDGLAFPPAGTDDLQQVCIPREAGGVLDRTGTVEVVSSLHRDGSPVDRDLRWGVYVTLEAPSDYVAACFANYGLRTDPSGRYTAMYRPYHLIGLELAQSVCAAGARGADSGRPRGWVADVVATAKRDLVPGDRLDGEGGSTVHGVVRPAAAARTGGFLPIGLADGVVLRRAVAAGAPVTRDDVEPVTGSGVAHRLRAELEAG, encoded by the coding sequence ATGGGTCTGTTCGAGACGATGCAGCAGCGCTCCACACCGGTCCGGGCCGGCGTGATCGGTGCGGGCACGTTCGCGACGATGTTCCTGCACCAGGCGGCCCGGGTGCCGAACCTGCAGGTCAGCGCCGTCGTCGACCTCTCGGAGGAGCGTGGCCGCGCCGCACTGGACACCGCCGGGCTCACCGGGACCCGGGTCGCGACCTCGGTCGACGCGGTGCTCGGGGCCGACGACGTGGACGTCGTCGTCGAGGCGACCGGCTCCCCCGTCGCGGGCGCCGCGCACGCGCTGGGCGCGATCGAGGCCGGGCAGCACGTCGTGATGGTGACCGTCGAGGCCGACGTGCTCGTCGGTCCGGTGCTCGCGGCCCGCGCGGCCGAGCGGGGCGTGGTCTACACGATGGCCTCGGGCGACCAGCCCAGCCTGATCTGCGAGCTGGTGGACTGGGCGCGGACCAACGGCTTCGCTGTCGTCGCCGCCGGGAAGGGCACCAAGTACCTGCCGGAGTACCACCGCTCCACCCCGGAGACGGTGTGGGGGCACTACGGGTTCACCCCCGAGCACGCGGCGGGGTCCGGGCTGAACCCGGTCATGTTCAACTCCTTCCTCGACGGCACGAAGTCCGCGATCGAGATGGCCGCCGTCGCGAACGCGACCGGCCTGCTCCCGCCGGAGGACGGGCTCGCCTTCCCGCCCGCGGGCACCGACGACCTGCAGCAGGTGTGCATCCCGCGCGAGGCGGGCGGGGTGCTGGACCGGACCGGGACGGTGGAGGTCGTGTCGTCGCTGCACCGCGACGGGAGCCCGGTGGACCGCGACCTGCGGTGGGGCGTCTACGTGACGCTGGAGGCGCCGAGCGACTACGTGGCGGCCTGCTTCGCGAACTACGGACTGCGCACCGACCCCTCGGGCCGCTACACCGCGATGTACCGGCCGTACCACCTCATCGGGCTGGAGCTGGCGCAGAGCGTGTGCGCCGCGGGGGCCCGCGGCGCGGACTCCGGGCGGCCGCGGGGCTGGGTGGCCGACGTCGTCGCCACCGCCAAGCGCGACCTGGTCCCCGGGGACCGGCTCGACGGCGAGGGCGGCTCGACCGTGCACGGGGTCGTCCGCCCGGCCGCCGCGGCCCGGACCGGCGGGTTCCTGCCGATCGGGCTGGCCGACGGTGTCGTGCTGCGGCGCGCCGTCGCCGCGGGCGCCCCGGTGACCCGCGACGACGTCGAGCCGGTGACCGGGTCCGGTGTCGCCCACCGGCTGCGGGCGGAGCTGGAGGCCGGGTGA
- a CDS encoding helix-turn-helix transcriptional regulator: MMGTSARLLRLLGLLQVPRDWTGPALAERLDVDVRTVRRDVDKLRTLGYPVHSTPGVTGGYRLGAGAALPPLLLDDDEAVAVAVGLRTAAGGSVSGIEETSVRALAKLEQVLPNRLRRRVAALGTATSTLAARGPTVDADVLSALAAACRDHEVLRFDYVAGDGTETRRVAEPEGLVHTGRRWYLVAWDTGRDDRRTFRVDRMRPKLPAGPRFVPRPEPEGGLAAFAQRGISSGAYPHRARIVFHAPAERIAEHVTPASGIVTDLGGDRCELAAGAWTLESLAVWLCFFGVDFEVVEPVELVEHLDAVAARLGRAADHTRANGGG; this comes from the coding sequence GTGATGGGGACATCGGCGCGGCTGCTGCGCCTGCTCGGACTGCTGCAGGTGCCGCGCGACTGGACGGGGCCCGCCCTGGCCGAGCGCCTCGACGTCGACGTGCGCACCGTCCGCCGCGACGTCGACAAGCTCCGCACCCTCGGCTACCCGGTCCACTCCACCCCCGGGGTGACCGGCGGCTACCGGCTCGGCGCCGGGGCCGCGCTGCCACCCCTGCTGCTCGACGACGACGAGGCCGTCGCCGTCGCGGTCGGGCTGCGGACCGCCGCGGGCGGGTCGGTCTCGGGCATCGAGGAGACCTCGGTCCGGGCCCTGGCCAAGCTGGAGCAGGTCCTGCCGAACCGGCTGCGTCGCCGCGTCGCCGCGCTGGGCACCGCGACGTCCACACTCGCCGCGCGCGGCCCGACCGTCGACGCGGACGTGCTGTCCGCGCTGGCCGCCGCCTGCCGCGACCACGAGGTCCTGCGGTTCGACTACGTCGCGGGGGACGGGACCGAGACCCGCCGGGTCGCCGAGCCCGAGGGCCTCGTGCACACCGGGCGCCGCTGGTACCTCGTCGCCTGGGACACCGGCCGCGACGACCGCCGCACCTTCCGGGTGGACCGGATGCGGCCCAAGCTGCCCGCCGGGCCGCGCTTCGTCCCGCGCCCGGAACCGGAGGGCGGGCTCGCCGCGTTCGCCCAGCGCGGCATCTCCTCGGGTGCCTATCCGCACCGGGCACGGATCGTGTTCCACGCCCCGGCGGAGCGGATCGCCGAGCACGTCACCCCGGCGTCGGGGATCGTGACCGACCTCGGCGGGGACCGCTGCGAGCTCGCGGCCGGGGCCTGGACCCTGGAGTCGCTGGCGGTGTGGCTGTGCTTCTTCGGCGTCGACTTCGAGGTGGTCGAGCCGGTCGAGCTGGTGGAGCACCTCGACGCGGTCGCCGCCCGCCTCGGGCGGGCCGCGGACCACACGCGCGCGAACGGCGGCGGCTGA
- a CDS encoding FAD-dependent oxidoreductase, translating into MLLAYLLARAGLPVTLLERHRDFDRDFRGDSLHPWTLELLDRLGLTGRLLALPHVPARQFRFRTPRGVVTTTDYGLLDTPYDYVALMPQARFLDFLAAEAAALPAFELRTGAAVTGLLGAGTADDPVRGVRLRSGEELAAGLVVAADGRFSRIRSLAGLTARSQGATTDLLWFALPHRDGDPPDADVDLFLGTRHYVGLLGGPGRWQVGLSLPKGGYPALREAGVEYVRREVAERVPWLADRVGLLTDLNQATLLSVDISRVPTWHRPGLLLIGDAAHVISPVGGNGILMALQDALAAANHLVPALRAGTVGTATLAAVQAEREPAIVSVQAQQVRIERGVARARGRGRTITPPAFVRLLMRVPAVRRRSARGNAYGPVPVHPSPELERALGLGPAPVPA; encoded by the coding sequence ATGCTGCTCGCCTACCTGCTGGCCCGGGCGGGCCTGCCGGTGACGCTGCTCGAACGCCACCGGGACTTCGACCGCGACTTCCGCGGCGACTCCCTGCACCCGTGGACCCTGGAGCTGCTCGACCGCCTCGGGCTGACCGGCCGGCTGCTCGCGCTGCCCCACGTGCCGGCCCGTCAGTTCCGGTTCCGCACGCCGAGGGGCGTGGTGACCACCACCGACTACGGCCTGCTCGACACCCCGTACGACTACGTGGCCCTGATGCCGCAGGCCCGCTTCCTCGACTTCCTCGCCGCGGAGGCCGCCGCGCTGCCGGCCTTCGAGCTGCGCACCGGGGCCGCCGTCACCGGACTGCTCGGGGCGGGCACCGCCGACGACCCGGTGCGCGGGGTGCGGCTGCGGTCCGGCGAGGAGCTCGCGGCGGGCCTGGTCGTCGCCGCCGACGGCAGGTTCTCCAGGATCCGGTCGCTGGCCGGGCTGACCGCACGGTCGCAGGGCGCGACGACCGACCTGCTGTGGTTCGCGCTCCCCCACCGCGACGGTGACCCGCCGGACGCCGACGTCGACCTGTTCCTGGGCACCCGCCACTACGTCGGGCTGCTCGGCGGCCCGGGCCGCTGGCAGGTCGGGCTGTCGTTGCCCAAGGGCGGCTACCCGGCGCTGCGCGAGGCAGGCGTGGAGTACGTGCGGCGCGAGGTGGCCGAGCGCGTGCCGTGGCTCGCCGACCGGGTCGGGCTGCTCACCGACCTCAACCAGGCGACGCTCCTCTCGGTCGACATCTCGCGCGTCCCGACCTGGCACCGACCGGGGCTGCTGCTGATCGGCGACGCCGCGCACGTCATCTCCCCGGTCGGCGGCAACGGGATCCTGATGGCCCTGCAGGATGCGCTCGCCGCGGCGAACCACCTGGTCCCCGCACTGCGGGCGGGCACGGTCGGCACCGCGACGCTCGCCGCGGTCCAGGCCGAGCGGGAGCCCGCGATCGTGTCCGTGCAGGCCCAGCAGGTCCGCATCGAGCGCGGGGTGGCACGGGCCCGCGGGCGCGGGCGCACCATCACCCCGCCGGCGTTCGTCCGGCTGCTGATGCGGGTGCCCGCGGTGCGCCGGCGCTCCGCCCGCGGCAACGCCTACGGCCCGGTACCGGTGCACCCGTCTCCGGAGCTGGAGCGGGCGCTCGGGCTCGGCCCGGCACCGGTTCCCGCCTGA
- a CDS encoding SLC13 family permease, which produces MGPEIIAIAVLVVMFVIATTMPVNLGALGLLGAAAVGIGVLGLSLDDVLAGFPGDLFLLLVGLTYLFALATANGTVDLLVHWAMRAVRGRLVLAPFVFFAISCGLSGLGALFAVAIVAPLAMPFARRYGINLLLMGMMVVHGALGGAFSPITVYGAFVNSTMAGVGLPSDPIALFLTPLVVNVVIAVVIFLVLGGRSLVGRTVDPVEAPDADAAPAGDTGTATGTATGTMTEAPVAGRVGLEQGITLAGIALMAVGSAAFGWDVGVVALAVAIVLRLVAPRRPDVVGRISWSTVLLICGVVTYVGVLLEAGAVDLVSSGISGIGAPLLAALLLCYVGGVLSAFASSVAILGVAIPLALPFLQQGEVSAVGMVAALAVAATVVDVSPFSTNGALVLANAPADVDRDRFYRQMLAYAGVVVLVGPLLAWALLVLPGVL; this is translated from the coding sequence ATGGGGCCCGAGATCATCGCGATCGCCGTACTGGTGGTCATGTTCGTGATCGCCACGACGATGCCGGTCAACCTCGGCGCACTGGGGTTGCTCGGCGCGGCCGCGGTCGGGATCGGCGTGCTGGGGCTGAGCCTCGACGACGTCCTCGCGGGCTTCCCCGGAGACCTGTTCCTGCTGCTCGTCGGGCTGACCTACCTGTTCGCGCTGGCGACGGCCAACGGCACCGTCGACCTGCTGGTCCACTGGGCGATGCGGGCCGTCCGCGGGCGGCTGGTGCTCGCGCCGTTCGTGTTCTTCGCGATCTCCTGCGGGCTCTCGGGGCTCGGGGCGTTGTTCGCGGTCGCGATCGTCGCACCGCTGGCGATGCCCTTCGCCCGGCGCTACGGCATCAACCTGCTGCTCATGGGCATGATGGTCGTGCACGGCGCGCTCGGCGGGGCGTTCTCGCCGATCACCGTCTACGGCGCGTTCGTGAACTCGACGATGGCGGGCGTGGGCCTGCCCAGCGACCCGATCGCGCTGTTCCTGACCCCGCTCGTGGTCAACGTCGTGATCGCCGTCGTGATCTTCCTGGTGCTCGGCGGCCGGTCGCTCGTCGGGCGCACGGTCGACCCGGTCGAGGCGCCGGACGCCGACGCCGCCCCCGCCGGGGACACCGGCACCGCGACCGGAACCGCGACCGGCACGATGACCGAGGCCCCGGTCGCCGGCCGGGTCGGGCTGGAGCAGGGCATCACGCTGGCCGGCATCGCGCTCATGGCCGTCGGCTCCGCCGCGTTCGGCTGGGACGTCGGCGTCGTCGCGCTCGCCGTCGCGATCGTGCTGCGGCTGGTCGCCCCGCGCCGCCCGGACGTCGTCGGGAGGATCTCCTGGTCCACCGTCCTGCTGATCTGCGGTGTCGTCACCTACGTCGGCGTGCTCCTGGAGGCCGGCGCGGTCGACCTGGTCTCCTCGGGGATCAGCGGGATCGGCGCACCGCTGCTCGCGGCGCTGCTGCTCTGCTACGTCGGCGGCGTGCTCTCGGCGTTCGCGTCCTCGGTGGCGATCCTCGGCGTCGCGATCCCGCTGGCCCTGCCGTTCCTGCAGCAGGGCGAGGTGTCCGCGGTCGGGATGGTGGCGGCGCTCGCGGTGGCCGCGACCGTCGTCGACGTCAGCCCGTTCTCCACGAACGGGGCGCTGGTGCTCGCCAACGCGCCCGCCGACGTCGACCGGGACCGCTTCTACCGGCAGATGCTCGCCTACGCCGGCGTGGTCGTGCTGGTCGGGCCGTTGCTGGCCTGGGCACTGCTCGTGCTGCCCGGAGTGCTCTGA
- a CDS encoding TerC family protein: MLEISGLEWAVTIGVIIALLAFDLVLGWLRPHRVGFKEATAWSVFYILVAIAFGLVFATIHGWDFGTQYFTGYIVEKSLSVDNLFVFVVIMTTFAVPEEHQQKVLTFGIVLALIMRAIFIAVGATLLNLFSFMFLVFGLLLLWTAVQLYRHKDEDPDIEDNLVVKGARRLFPVTEEYDGGRLFTRDNGRRVATPMFIVLVSIGGIDLLFALDSIPAVFGVTQEAFIVFTANAFALLGLRALFFLVKGLLDRLVYLSTGLAVILGFIGVKLVLHWAHVDINPAVPEIPTMASLVVILGILAVVTVASLIKTRNDPSMTAHAGSLRARKERSDRD; encoded by the coding sequence GTGCTCGAGATCAGCGGCCTCGAATGGGCCGTCACGATCGGCGTGATCATCGCGCTGCTCGCGTTCGACCTCGTCCTGGGCTGGCTGCGGCCGCACCGGGTGGGATTCAAGGAGGCCACCGCCTGGTCGGTGTTCTACATCCTGGTCGCGATCGCGTTCGGGCTGGTGTTCGCGACGATCCACGGCTGGGACTTCGGCACCCAGTACTTCACGGGCTACATCGTCGAGAAGAGCCTGTCGGTCGACAACCTGTTCGTCTTCGTCGTGATCATGACGACGTTCGCGGTGCCGGAGGAGCACCAGCAGAAGGTGCTGACCTTCGGCATCGTGCTCGCCCTGATCATGCGCGCGATCTTCATCGCGGTCGGGGCGACGCTGCTGAACCTGTTCTCGTTCATGTTCCTGGTCTTCGGTCTGCTCCTGCTGTGGACCGCCGTGCAGCTCTACCGGCACAAGGACGAGGACCCCGACATCGAGGACAATCTGGTCGTGAAGGGCGCGCGCAGGCTCTTCCCGGTCACCGAGGAGTACGACGGCGGGAGGCTGTTCACCCGGGACAACGGCCGCCGGGTCGCCACCCCGATGTTCATCGTGCTGGTCTCGATCGGCGGCATCGACCTGCTGTTCGCGCTCGACTCGATCCCCGCGGTGTTCGGCGTGACCCAGGAGGCGTTCATCGTCTTCACGGCGAACGCCTTCGCCCTGCTCGGCCTGCGAGCACTGTTCTTCCTGGTCAAGGGCCTGCTGGACCGCCTGGTCTACCTCTCGACCGGCCTGGCGGTCATCCTGGGCTTCATCGGGGTGAAGCTGGTGCTGCACTGGGCCCACGTCGACATCAACCCGGCCGTCCCGGAGATCCCGACCATGGCCAGCCTGGTCGTGATCCTGGGGATCCTCGCCGTGGTCACCGTCGCGAGCCTGATCAAGACGCGCAACGACCCGTCGATGACCGCCCACGCCGGGTCGCTGCGTGCCCGCAAGGAGCGCTCCGACCGCGACTGA
- a CDS encoding asparaginase, translating into MSTPGPATAPTVPPVLAAAVPLAVVERDGTVESVHLGTVAVHHRDGTVTGSGDPDVAFLPRSALKPVQAVAMLRAGLDLDDELLALACASHSGEPGHVDGVRRILTGAGLDEADLDNTPDLPLGPAAAAAVRAAGAGPSPVLQNCSGKHAAMLAACVSAGWPTAGYRDPAHPLQRLVRETVAELTGVPVGVTTVDGCGAPLFGTTTAGLARAFATLATAAPGTAEGRVAAAVRAHPWWVGGTDRPVTRLAGAVPGLVAKDGAEGVLAAALPDGRAFAVTVLDGSPRPLPVVARAVLESLGAGSDALTAATRTDVLGHGTPVGAVRAVG; encoded by the coding sequence GTGAGCACCCCCGGACCCGCCACCGCGCCGACCGTCCCGCCCGTCCTCGCGGCCGCCGTCCCGCTGGCCGTCGTCGAGCGGGACGGCACGGTCGAGTCGGTGCACCTGGGCACCGTCGCGGTGCACCACCGCGACGGCACCGTGACCGGCTCCGGCGACCCGGACGTGGCGTTCCTGCCGCGCTCGGCGCTGAAGCCGGTGCAGGCGGTGGCGATGCTGCGGGCGGGGCTGGACCTCGACGACGAGCTGCTCGCGCTGGCCTGCGCCTCGCATTCCGGCGAGCCCGGCCACGTCGACGGCGTCCGGCGCATCCTCACCGGTGCCGGGCTCGACGAGGCCGACCTGGACAACACCCCGGACCTCCCGCTGGGGCCGGCGGCCGCGGCGGCCGTCCGTGCGGCGGGGGCGGGACCGTCGCCGGTGCTGCAGAACTGCTCGGGCAAGCACGCCGCGATGCTCGCCGCCTGCGTGTCCGCGGGGTGGCCGACGGCCGGCTACCGCGACCCCGCGCACCCGCTGCAGCGGCTGGTCCGGGAGACCGTCGCCGAGCTGACCGGGGTGCCGGTCGGCGTCACCACCGTCGACGGCTGCGGCGCCCCGCTGTTCGGCACCACCACGGCCGGGTTGGCCAGGGCCTTCGCGACGCTGGCGACGGCCGCCCCGGGCACCGCCGAGGGGCGGGTCGCGGCCGCGGTCCGCGCGCACCCGTGGTGGGTCGGCGGCACGGACCGGCCGGTGACCCGGTTGGCCGGCGCGGTGCCGGGCCTGGTCGCCAAGGACGGCGCCGAGGGTGTGCTGGCGGCCGCGCTGCCCGACGGACGGGCGTTCGCCGTCACCGTGCTGGACGGGTCGCCGCGACCACTGCCGGTCGTCGCCCGCGCCGTGCTGGAGTCCCTCGGCGCCGGGTCCGACGCACTCACCGCCGCGACCCGCACCGACGTGCTCGGCCACGGCACGCCCGTCGGCGCGGTCCGCGCCGTGGGCTGA
- a CDS encoding SCO6745 family protein: protein MNDAAVAAGRLARGLEPLHSQVYFAPEGEPAYTAAGLEPGRMSYFAPRAAPMGAVGASVVTATFYNFSPRLVAKSVPRAWELVSAADLLDVRFAVADASLRRTLGDDAVASPEMVEAAGLARTAAGAVTPDGRPLAAGHLDVPWPTEPHLVLWHALSILREHRGDGHIALLVEAGLSGLEALVTATATGTGFTVAFARGSRGWSAAEWNAAVAGLADRGLLQPADTAGDDAVEPVLTEEGTALRKRIENDTHRLGAAPWSALGADGATRLGELGGAFVRTALANGAFPAEGVFAARPKG, encoded by the coding sequence ATGAACGACGCCGCCGTCGCCGCCGGGCGCCTCGCCCGTGGGCTGGAACCGCTGCACTCCCAGGTCTACTTCGCCCCCGAGGGCGAACCGGCCTACACCGCCGCCGGGCTGGAGCCGGGCCGGATGAGCTACTTCGCCCCGCGGGCCGCACCGATGGGCGCGGTCGGCGCCTCGGTGGTCACCGCGACGTTCTACAACTTCTCCCCGCGCCTGGTCGCGAAGTCCGTCCCGCGGGCCTGGGAGCTGGTGTCCGCAGCGGACCTGCTCGACGTGCGGTTCGCCGTCGCCGACGCCTCGCTGCGCCGCACCCTGGGCGACGACGCCGTCGCCTCGCCCGAGATGGTCGAGGCCGCCGGGCTGGCCCGGACCGCGGCCGGGGCCGTCACCCCCGACGGGCGCCCGCTCGCCGCCGGCCACCTCGACGTGCCCTGGCCGACCGAGCCGCACCTGGTCCTCTGGCACGCACTGTCGATCCTGCGCGAGCACCGCGGCGACGGGCACATCGCGCTGCTGGTCGAGGCCGGGCTGTCCGGGCTGGAGGCGCTGGTCACCGCGACCGCGACGGGCACCGGGTTCACCGTGGCCTTCGCCCGCGGCAGCCGCGGCTGGTCGGCCGCCGAGTGGAACGCCGCCGTCGCCGGGCTCGCGGACCGCGGTCTGCTGCAGCCGGCCGACACGGCCGGGGACGACGCCGTCGAACCGGTCCTGACCGAGGAGGGCACGGCACTGCGCAAGCGGATCGAGAACGACACCCACCGCCTCGGCGCCGCCCCGTGGTCCGCGCTCGGCGCCGACGGGGCCACGCGGCTCGGGGAGCTCGGCGGGGCGTTCGTCCGGACGGCCCTGGCGAACGGGGCGTTCCCCGCCGAGGGGGTCTTCGCGGCGCGTCCGAAGGGCTGA
- a CDS encoding class I SAM-dependent methyltransferase encodes MARPDHAVFLKRSFSKMDQLATPFLTGRRLCRQLAAVVPRGTNGVVVELGAGPGVLAEPIRERLGPHARYLAIEIDSELVAHLRRHKPWLEVVQGDVADLDRILDEAGITEVDAFVSTLPWAVFPQTLRLQVMGTIARRLVPGGVMSMIITWMALPNRVRVLRDLLDTHFDEVVETATEWRNPPPARTFLCRRPLPQFNSLDGQDTRSVS; translated from the coding sequence ATGGCCCGACCCGACCACGCCGTCTTCCTCAAACGCTCGTTCTCGAAGATGGACCAGCTCGCGACCCCGTTCCTCACCGGACGGCGGCTGTGCCGCCAGCTCGCCGCCGTCGTCCCGCGCGGGACGAACGGCGTCGTCGTCGAACTCGGCGCCGGACCCGGGGTGCTCGCCGAGCCGATCCGCGAGCGGCTCGGGCCGCACGCGCGCTACCTCGCGATCGAGATCGACTCCGAGCTGGTCGCGCACCTGCGCCGGCACAAGCCGTGGCTGGAGGTCGTGCAGGGCGACGTCGCCGACCTGGACCGGATCCTCGACGAGGCCGGCATCACCGAGGTCGACGCGTTCGTCTCGACCCTGCCGTGGGCGGTGTTCCCCCAGACCCTGCGCCTGCAGGTCATGGGCACGATCGCGCGCCGGCTGGTCCCGGGCGGGGTGATGAGCATGATCATCACCTGGATGGCGCTGCCGAACCGGGTGCGGGTGCTGCGCGACCTGCTCGACACCCACTTCGACGAGGTCGTGGAGACCGCGACCGAGTGGCGCAACCCGCCGCCCGCCCGCACCTTCCTGTGCCGCCGGCCGCTCCCCCAGTTCAACTCTCTCGATGGACAAGACACTCGTTCGGTGAGCTAA
- a CDS encoding MFS transporter: MGNDVVVPAGPAGRRHRLLILAVLCTSILIVSMDVTIINVALPALVTDLRASITELQWTVDAYTVVLACFLMLAGATADRVGRRRVFQTGLVLFGVGSLLCSLAPTVGWLIGARVVQALGGAMLNPVAMSIITNVFTDVRERARAIGVWGAMVGISLGVGPVLGGLLVDTVGWRAIFWVNIPVVLAAWILTARLVPESRAARPRRADPVGQLLVVALLGSTVAAVIEGPRLGWSSAGVLGLAALAVVALVSLVVWERRHPEPLVELRFFRSAPFASATVIAVCAFAAFGSLLFLSALYLQDVRGLGALQAGLTLLPAAVATTVVAPLSGRMVAARGARLPLVLGGSAMVLVALTFSQLSPTTPLWLILLAHGLFGCGFALLNPPITNTAVNGMPPERAGVAAAVASTSRQAGQSFGVAVSGTVVATAASTAAGVATAWAVVTPLTVAVVVLGVLGTTARARASAARVAALFPAAPSPARAS, translated from the coding sequence GTGGGAAACGACGTCGTCGTACCGGCCGGTCCCGCCGGACGCCGGCACCGGCTGCTGATCCTGGCCGTGCTGTGCACCAGCATCCTGATCGTCTCGATGGACGTCACGATCATCAACGTGGCGCTCCCCGCCCTGGTCACCGACCTGCGCGCCTCGATCACCGAGCTGCAGTGGACCGTCGACGCCTACACCGTGGTGCTGGCCTGCTTCCTGATGCTGGCCGGTGCGACGGCCGACCGGGTCGGGCGCCGCCGCGTCTTCCAGACCGGGCTCGTCCTGTTCGGGGTCGGGTCGCTGCTGTGCAGCCTGGCCCCGACGGTCGGCTGGCTGATCGGGGCACGGGTGGTCCAGGCGCTCGGCGGCGCGATGCTCAACCCGGTCGCCATGTCGATCATCACCAACGTCTTCACCGACGTCCGCGAGCGGGCCCGCGCGATCGGGGTGTGGGGCGCGATGGTCGGCATCTCGCTCGGCGTCGGCCCGGTGCTCGGCGGGCTGCTCGTGGACACCGTCGGCTGGCGGGCGATCTTCTGGGTGAACATCCCCGTCGTGCTGGCGGCCTGGATCCTGACGGCGCGGCTCGTCCCGGAGTCGCGGGCCGCCCGTCCGCGGCGGGCCGACCCGGTGGGGCAGCTGCTCGTGGTGGCGCTGCTCGGGTCGACGGTGGCAGCGGTGATCGAGGGGCCGCGGCTGGGCTGGTCGTCGGCGGGGGTGCTCGGGCTGGCGGCGCTGGCCGTCGTCGCGCTGGTCTCCCTGGTCGTCTGGGAGCGGCGCCACCCCGAACCGCTGGTGGAGCTGCGGTTCTTCCGGAGCGCCCCGTTCGCCTCGGCGACGGTGATCGCGGTCTGCGCGTTCGCGGCGTTCGGCTCGCTGCTGTTCCTGTCCGCGCTCTACCTGCAGGACGTCCGCGGGCTCGGTGCGCTGCAGGCCGGGCTGACCCTGCTGCCGGCCGCCGTCGCCACCACGGTGGTCGCGCCGCTGTCCGGGCGGATGGTCGCCGCCCGCGGGGCACGCCTGCCGCTGGTGCTGGGCGGGAGCGCGATGGTGCTGGTCGCGCTCACCTTCTCCCAGCTCTCCCCGACGACGCCGCTGTGGCTGATCCTGCTCGCGCACGGGCTGTTCGGCTGCGGGTTCGCCCTGCTCAACCCGCCGATCACGAACACCGCGGTGAACGGGATGCCGCCGGAGCGGGCCGGGGTCGCCGCCGCGGTGGCCTCGACGAGCAGGCAGGCCGGGCAGTCGTTCGGCGTCGCGGTCAGCGGGACCGTGGTCGCCACCGCGGCGAGCACCGCCGCCGGGGTCGCAACGGCGTGGGCGGTCGTGACGCCGCTGACGGTGGCGGTCGTGGTGCTCGGAGTGCTGGGGACGACGGCACGGGCCCGTGCCTCGGCGGCACGGGTCGCGGCGCTGTTCCCCGCGGCCCCGTCCCCCGCCCGGGCGTCCTGA
- a CDS encoding putative quinol monooxygenase, producing MDTSERVGRYVRMVALEGQGTELAGALLRVADDMAAQPGCLAYVVNATPDEPDVVWVTEMWSDAASSEAALSRDIGESGLGDVLALLTAPPDYIEVTPLGGPGLTGLPG from the coding sequence GTGGACACGAGCGAGCGGGTCGGCCGGTACGTGCGGATGGTGGCCCTGGAGGGGCAGGGGACCGAACTGGCGGGCGCGCTGCTCCGCGTCGCCGACGACATGGCCGCCCAGCCCGGCTGCCTCGCCTACGTGGTGAACGCCACCCCCGACGAGCCCGACGTCGTCTGGGTCACCGAGATGTGGTCCGACGCGGCCTCGTCGGAGGCGGCACTGAGCCGCGACATCGGCGAGAGCGGCCTGGGCGACGTGCTGGCGCTGCTCACCGCCCCGCCGGACTACATCGAGGTCACCCCGCTCGGCGGGCCCGGCCTGACCGGCCTGCCCGGCTGA
- a CDS encoding VOC family protein, with protein sequence MPAPTTETPATPATVTSVRPPFHLAIPVDDIEAAREFYGTLLGFGRGRSAERWTDWNVAGHQVVTHQVGEPSDTPRAGVAGSNPVDGHDVPVPHFGLVLSVPEFRALAERLTAAGTDFVIEPYVRFEGEPGEQWTMFFLDPAGNALEFKAFADLGQLFAV encoded by the coding sequence GTGCCCGCACCGACCACGGAGACCCCCGCGACCCCCGCGACCGTCACGTCCGTCCGCCCGCCCTTCCACCTGGCGATCCCGGTGGACGACATCGAGGCGGCCCGGGAGTTCTACGGCACGCTGCTCGGCTTCGGCCGCGGCCGCTCCGCCGAGCGCTGGACGGACTGGAACGTCGCCGGGCACCAGGTCGTCACCCACCAGGTCGGCGAGCCGTCGGACACCCCGCGCGCCGGCGTGGCCGGGAGCAACCCCGTCGACGGCCACGACGTGCCGGTCCCGCACTTCGGCCTGGTCCTGAGCGTCCCGGAGTTCCGGGCGCTGGCCGAGCGGCTCACCGCCGCGGGCACCGACTTCGTCATCGAGCCCTACGTGCGGTTCGAGGGCGAGCCGGGGGAGCAGTGGACGATGTTCTTCCTCGACCCCGCGGGGAACGCGCTCGAGTTCAAGGCCTTCGCCGACCTCGGGCAGCTCTTCGCCGTCTGA